The stretch of DNA TTGGGGGGAGGGGCGAGTGGGTTCACGGCTGTTCCTGTCAATGCGTTCAATTACCGCTATTTCCGGTTTTACGCGCGGGCTCGTTCGGCGGGAGAAAATCCCGGTTCGTTCAAACTGGAAATCGAATCCCCTGGGCGTAGGGCCATCATTATCTTGACGGGTTTAACGACCTCTTTTCTGCCTTATGTGGTTGACCTTAACAATCCATCCGTTGCTTCTCAGGTCGACAAGACGTCCATCCAACAGATCAACATCGTTTACGAAAATACGCGAGCGGTTAATAAGATCGGGGCCGTCTATTTTGATGACATTGAATTTTCCGAAACACCTTGATAGGCGTTTCGGTCGAACCATTGGCCTTTGCCCCTAGGTAAACCGCCGGGAATCCCGGTTGTTTGACAAGAATCCGGGATTTCCGCGAGAATCAGTCGGTGACCCGTTTACATATTCATTATTCATCACCGACTTCTCGGTAAGAACGTCTGGAGTCTAATCCCTTTCCATGAAAATCGCCACGTTTAACGCCAATTCGGTTCGGTCTCGGTTGCCCATCCTTTTGAAATGGTTGGCGGCGGAACGGCCGGACGTTTTGGCTCTTCAAGAAACGAAGGTGATGGACGATCAGTTTCCCCGGGCGGATTTTGAGGCGGCGGGCTGGCGGGTGGTTTTTCGTGGACAAAAGTCGTACAACGGGGTGGCCTTCATTTCTCGGGAACCGTTGACCGATGTGGACACGTCCTGGGACCCGTCAGGCTCCGGGGAAGCCCGGGTGATCACCGCGCGGTTGGGGGACTGGCACCTCATCAACACCTATGTGCCCCAGGGCCATGAGCCCGACTCGCCGAAATTCCAAAACAAACTTAAATTTTACGCGGGGCTCAAAGAGCTCTTCGCTCGACATGTCTCTGCCCAAAAACCTGCTCTTTGGATGGGGGACTTGAACGTGGCGCCCACGGCGATCGATTTGCACGCTCCCGAACGGAATGCCGAGCACGTTTGTTTTCATCCCCAGGCCCGGGCGGCCTATGAGGCGGCCCGGGGAGACCTGTGGATCGACCTCTTTCGAGAAAAAGAAAAGGGGCCCGATCACTACACCTATTGGGACTACATGATTCCCACTAATTTCCCGCGGAACCGTGGGTGGCGGATCGACTTGATGTTGGGGACGCTCCCGGCGGTCCGACGACTTAAAAAGATTTGGATCGACAAAGAACCCCGGGGTTGGGAAAAACCTTCCGACCATACCTTCCTGATCGCTGAATTTACCCGCTGATCCAATCGCGGTTCGGCGCGAGGTAGAGAAAGTGATATAATCCCTTGTATCCTTACCGACGGAAAATAATCCAAAGAGAGGCTTTCCTTATGTCTACCCCGACCGATACGGTGTTTCAACCTTCCCCTGAAGCTCTTCAAGCCCGGAAAGGGCCCTCGTTTCGTCGGCCAGGGCCTGACGCGTTGGCGAACGTGCGGAACCTCGTTGCGGTGGGGAGTGGGAAAGGCGGGGTAGGGAAATCCACGGTGACGACCAATTTGGCGGTGGCGCTCCAGAAAATGGGGGCCAAGGTGGCGGTGTTGGACGCTGATATTTATGGGCCCAGTCAGCCGGGTTTGATGGGGGCTGGGGGCACTCGCGCCGAATCTGAAAATGAGCAGATGAAACCCTTGAATCGGCATGGGATTGGATTTATGTCCATTGGGTTGGTGATGCCCCAGGATGGGCCTGTGGTCTGGCGGGCGCCCATGGCCATGAAAGCGCTTTTTCAATTTTTGAACAACGTCCAGTGGGGGGATTTGGACTATCTCTTGATCGATCTTCCCCCGGGAACCGGGGATGTTCAACTGACCATTGCCCAGCAGGCGCCCCTGACCGGGTCGATTGTTGTGACGACGCCTCAGGATGTGGCGCTCAACGTGGCCCGGAAAGGGCTTCAAATGTTTCAGCAGGTGAAAGTCCCCATTTTGGGTGTGGTGGAGAACATGAGCGGGTTCGTTTGTACGAACTGCGGAACAGAACATTTGGTGTTTAAGAAAGAGGGAGGCCGGGTGTTGGCCCAGGAGGCGGGCACGGCGTTTTTAGGACGGATTCCCCTGGAAACCGACATCATGACCGGTGGCGACGCGGGCGAACCGTTGTTGGTGCGCAACCCCGAGACGGGGGCGGCCCGGTCGTTCCTCGACTTGGCGCGAAACTTTGAGCATGAGGTGGCGCGGACCAACGGTGCGCCTTTGGCCGACGAACCTAAAAACGTGGCCATCGGTCTTGACGGTGATTTGCGAATTGAATGGGCTGACGGTCATCCGGGCCAGAACGCGGCCTGGGGATTGCGGGTGAACTGCCCCTGCGCCGGATGTGTGGACGAAGATACGGGAAAACGCGTGTTGGATCCGAAGCGGATTCCCTTGGACATCAAAATTTCCGAGGTCCATCCGGTGGGCCGTTACGGTGTGGGCATTGCCTTCTCGGACAGTCACAACACGGGGATCTTTAAATTCGATATCCTGCGGGCGGCCTGTGAGTGCCCCGATTGCGTTGCTAAAAAAGGGGATTCGACGGGTAGTTTTTCGGTTTAAGATGATGGACCCCCACCCTCTCCCCGACCCTCTCCCGCCAGCGGGAGAGGGAGTGCGCATTACCGCCGGGGTTTCTCCTTCCGATCCGCGTGTTTGTTCCTTCAGCCTGGACCGCTCCCTCATTTCCGGATCTGCCCTTTGTCGGAATTCCGAAGGGGCTCAGGGGTCGCCTTTGTTTGAGCACCTTTTCGCCCTGCCGGGAGTTGTTCAAGTGTGGGCGGCGGGCGATCGCGTCACGGTGGCCTGCGCGGAAGCTCAACCCTGGGAATTGGCCGCCAAAACCATCGCCAAAGCCATTCGGGCGTCTCTTGTGGACGCCCAAACCCGCGGGATTCCCCCCGTGATTCAAACGATTCTTTCCACGACGGATTTGACGGAAAAAGTTCGAACGGTGTTGAACGCTGAGGTGAACCCGGGTCTGGCTCAACACGGGGGGAAGGCCGAACTTGTGGCGATGGAAAACGGGGTGGCTTTGGTTCGGTTGACCGGCGGGTGTCAGGGGTGTGGGGCGGCAAAGATGACTTTGTCTTACGGGATTGAGCAGTCCCTGCGGGCCAAGATCCCTGAACTTCAGGGGGTCCGGGACGTGACGGACCATGCCGCAGGGGAACGTCCTTATTACAGCGGGGAGGGACGGAGTCCGTTCGAACAATGATCGGCCGGGGGATCTGAATCACGTGTCAAACCCCACGGCCCTTTTCGAGTCTCGTGATTCCTCTTTAAAGGGCTGGTCGGGTTCTTTTGGCCGGCCTCGGGCGGTTCGACAGGCGGATTCTTTTAATCAAGTTCGGCCCCTCCTTCGTTTTGTCGAAGATCACGTGCGGGCCGGTCGGTGGGGGGTGATTCTCCTCTCCTATGAAGGGGCCTCGGCACTCCATTCATCCTTGACAACACAGCGGTCAGGCTCTTTCCCGTTGGCTTGGGGGGCGGTGTTCGATGGGCCCCAAACCAACTTTCCTCTCTCCGAAAATAAATTCCAGCATTCCCCTTGGCGGCCCGCCCTCGCTTCGGATCCCTACCGGCGGACTGTTCGGCGTATTCAAAACAGGATTGCTCGGGGGGACACCTACCAGGTCAATTTCACTTTTCCCTTGCGGGCCCGATGGGCGGGCGATCCCCGGGCTTGGTATCAGCGTTTGGCGGAAGCCCAGGGGGCCCCTTACTCCGCCTATGTGGATATGGGCCGTTGGAAAATACTCAGTTTGTCCCCGGAACTCTTTTTTGAAAAGCAGGGATCCCTTTTAACCGTCCGACCCATGAAAGGGTCCGCCCCTCGGGGGCGGTGGGAGAAAGAAGATGATTCCTTTGCGCGGACGCTTCGGGCGAGCGCGAAAGAACGGGCGGAGAACGTGATGATTGTCGATCTGCTCCGGAACGATTTGGGAAAGATCGCCCAAACGGGAACCTTGCGGACCACCCGGCTGTTTCAACCGGAACCTTACCCCACCCTTTGGCAAATGACCTCTGAAATTAAAGCCCGTCTTCGCCCGGGTGTCGGTTTGGTTGAAATTTTAGAAGCCACTTTCCCCAGCGGTTCTGTGACCGGGGCACCAAAACGGAAGACCATGGAAATTATTCGGGAGATGGAGTCGTCCCCGCGCGGGCTTTACACGGGGACCTTGGGACTCCTTCCCCCGGAGGGGCCCTGGACGTTCAGTGTGGGGATTCGTACGGTGACCTTGGACACGAAAACGGGCCGTGCCGTCTGCCCTGTGGGAAGCGGTATCACCGCCGTCGCCAGGCCCTCCGCCGAATACCGTGAATGCCTCTTGAAAGGGGATTTTTTAAAAACGCCCCCGTTTCAGTTGATCGAAACTTTTCGGTTGGAAAACGGCCAATGGTTTTTACGGAACGGGCATTTGCAGCGGCTTCAGAAATCGGCGGACCGGTTGGGGTTTCGGTACGACCCTGTCTATCTGAGGACGTTGTTGGATGAAACCGCCAACCGATACCTGACGGGGAGTTGGAAGGTTCGGCTCCTTTTGTTCCGGGGTGGGGAAGGGCGAGTGGAGGTTGACAAGCTTTTGCCTGTGGCCCGCCCGTGGCGCGTGGTGTTGGCGCGAAAACCGGTGGACGAACGGGACCTATTCCTCTATCATAAGACGACGAACCGTGCGGTGTACGTGCGTCAACGGGGCGCCCATCCGGAAGCGGACGACGTCATTTTGTTGAACCGACAAGGGGAACTTACCGAGTCGACCATCGCGAACCTGGTGCTTGAATTCAACGGAAAGAGATACACCCCGCCTGTTCGGTGCGGCCTTTTAAACGGGGTATTGCGTGACCACCTGGTGCGTCGGGGGCGGATTCAGGAACGGGTTCTCACGCGGGCGGACCTTCGTCGGGCGGATCGTGTTTTTCTGATCAATTCCGTCCGAAAATGGATTCCGGTGGAAATATGTTAAAGAAATCGCTCAACCGTCCGATAGAATTAAGAGCGTTTCCCTAAGGAGTCCGCCCATGTTGAACCGTTGGATGAAAGACGAGTCCGGGGATGACGTGGTGGATGTTGCTTTGTCCGGGGCGTCACTGCTGGAAGATCCTCTGCTGAATAAGGGGAGTGGTTTCCCGGCGGACGAGCGGCGCTTGTTTAATTTAGAAGGGCTTCTCCCACCCCATATTTCGACGTGGGAAGAGCAACTCCTCCGCACCTATGGAAACTTTACGGCGAAATCTGCCGACATTGATCGCCACGTTTTTCTGACGTCGCTCCAAGATCGAAATGAAACCCTCTTTTATGGTTTGATTCAAACCCACATTCGGGAAATGATGCCCATCATTTATACGCCCGTGGTGGGGGAAGCTTGTCGCCATTACAGCCGGATGTATCGTCGTCCCCGGGGGCTCTATTTAAGTTACCCCGATCGGGATCGGATGGACACCATGTTGGCGAACGTCCCCCACGCCGAAGTTGAAGTTATTGTGGTCACGGATGGGGAGCGGATCCTCGGGTTGGGTGATTTGGGAATGAACGGGATGGGTATCCCGATCGGGAAGCTAAGCCTGTACACCCTTTGCGCGGGCATTCATCCGGCGGTGACACTTCCGATCGTTCTGGACGTGGGGACCAACAACCAGGAGCTGTTGGGAGATCCCCTTTATTTGGGCTGGCGGCATGAGCGGGTGCGTGGGGCGGAATACGACGCCTTCATCGAGCGGTTTGTGAGTGCGGTGAAGAAAAGATGGCCCTTGGTCCTCTTGCAATGGGAAGATTTTGCCAAGGGCAACGCCGCGCGGTTACTTGAAAAGTACCAAAACCAACTGTGCACGTTTAATGACGACATTCAGGGGACAGGGGCTGTCTCGGCCGCGGGTGTGATGGCGGCGGTTCGGGCTTTGGGTGGAAAAATGCTGGACCAGCGGGTGGTCATATTGGGAGCGGGCTCCGCCGCCATGGGGATTGGGGATCAGATCGTCATGGCCATGTTGCAGGAGGGCGGTGACGGGGAAGCCGCTCTCGCCGCCGCGCGATCAAAAATTTGGTTGGTGGACAGCCAGGGCTTGGTCTCCCTGGATCGTGAGAATCTTGAACCAGGAAAAAAACGGTTTGCCCAATTCCCCTCACGCATGGCCGACTGGACCGTGGCGAACCGCGGCCGAATCGATTTTGCAGAAACAGTTCGCTACGCTTGTCCAACGATCCTGATTGGGACCTCAGCTCAACCGGGGGTTTTTACCAAGGAGATTGTGTTGGAGATGGGGCGGCATTCTCCGCGTCCCATCATTTTCCCCTTATCGAACCCCACTTCCAAATGTGAAGCAACTCCTGAAGATCTTTTGGCCTGGACCGAGGGCCGTGCTCTGGTGGCCACGGGAAGCCCTTACTCTCCTGTGACCGTTGGGAATAAAATTCGGGTCATCGGCCAATGCAACAACGCCTACATTTTCCCGGGCATGGGGTTGGGTGTCACGGCCAGCGGGGCGCGTCGCGTGACAGACGAAATGTTTTTTGCCGCCGCGCGAACCTTGGCGGATCTCTCTCCCGCGATCCAGGACCCCGACGCCTCTCTTTTCCCGGACCTCTCCACCATTCGTGACGTGTCTTACCAGGTTGCTCTGTCCGTGGCTCAAATGGCCCAATCTCAGGGACACGCCGATCCTTTACCGATTAATGAACTGGAAAGGCGCGTTCGTGCGAAAACCTGGATTCCCCGTTACGCTCGCTATCGACTGGGGGCAGGGGAAGGGATGGATACGCACACGGTGTGAGTTGTCGATTTTAAAACACGTTAAGTTTTGTTAGTCCCAGATTAGAGATCGCGTTCCTTCTGATCGGTAAAGTGTTGCGAAGAGTGCTGGGGCCCCTTGTCGTTAAATACCTTCCCTCATAGGAATGGTAAAATTGGTTTGTGATTAATCCACCCCAGGGAACCACTTCCTTCTGGTCCCCGAATTCTGTTTCGACTCTAACGGCATTTTTTTATAAAAAGTTGTTGACAGGAAGGGTGGGTGTCGCGTAGAATTCCGCCACATCCTTTCGCGCCGGGGAAGTCTGTGTAAGTCAGACACTGCCCCGCAACGGTGAAGCCTGACGGTTGTTCGTCGGGATAAGTCCGGTCTACGGCGCGGAAGACCATAACCGCTGAAAAGCGCCTTCGCGGGAAGGTCACGACAAAACCCCCAACACGGGTCCCGCCCTGTTGGGTCTTTTTTTTGTCTTCACCCCTTCCGCTTTTGGCGAAAGGGGTTTTCTTTTGAACAGTCGAAAATATTTCGGATCCTTCGTTTGGGGGATAGTGGGATTTTTTCTTATCTCACTTTGCTGTCCGTTAGGGGCCATGGGGCCCCAGCGTGTGGCGAGCTTGCTTCCGTCCCATTCTGAAATTGTGGTGGTTTTGGATGCGGGGGACTCTTTGGTGGGCGTTTCGGACGCGGAACGGGCAGACGCGTTTCCTTCCGCTCTTCGGGTGGGGGGGCTGGTTCCCCGCTGGGAGGTCCTTGTGGCTCTGACCCCGGACCTGATTTTGGCGGACAGTGCTCACGAAAAGTTTCAATCGGATTTCGAACGGTTTCACCTTCCTGTCCGATTTTTCCCCGCGACCCATGTGAAATCAATTGAGGATGTCTTTGATTTGATCGAATCGCTGGGAAATGTTTTAGACCGGAAATCCGAAGCGGAAGTTTTGCTCGCCCGGCTTCGTTCGGAACTGGCGTCTTTGGATGCCGGGGTTCCTCGTGATTCGCGGCCTCGGGTTTTCTTTGAAATCTGGCCCCGTCCGCTCCAGGGGGTGGGGCCCGTGAGTTTGCAAGGGCATTTACTTTCCCGGGCGGGATTTGAAAACATCGTTCCGGAAACGCGCAACGAGATGCCTTTACTTTCTTCCGAATGGGTGGCCGGGGCTCGCCCGGACGTTATCCTTCACACCGGAATTACATCGCGGGAACAGATTGTGGCCCGGGCTGGGTGGAAACAGATTCCCGCGGTGCAACGGGGGCAGGTGATCGCGGTGAATCAAGATCTTTTTTCCCGGGCAGGGCCAGGGATTGTGGATGCCTTGGCGGAACTTCATCGTATCCGTTTGGATGTAAAGCCATGAAACACCGCGGTATCGTGGGGTTGGTACTTTTGGTGGGGGGTGGTGTGGCCATGGGGGCTTTGGCCCTCGGATCGGTTCCGTTGCCCGGTGGGTTTTGGAACTCCCTGGTGACGCCCGGTATTGGGCGGGACATTCTGTTCGATATCCGTTTGCCGCGAATTCTTCTGGCGGGTGCGGTGGGGGCCCTTCTCTCCGCCGCCGGGTGCGCGCTCCAGGGGTTGCTTCGGAACCCCTTGGCGGATCCCTACCTTTTAGGGGTGTCCGGTGGTGCGGCTCTGGGATCGGCCATCGGCCTCCTGATTGGACTGTCCCAACCCCCGGCGGCCATGGCGGGGGCGTTCCTGGCTTTGGCGGCGGTGTTGATGCTCTCCCGTGGCGGGGGAGCGCCGAGCGCCACGCTCATGATATTGGCCGGGGCGGCCTTGCACGCGTTCACCTCCTCCATCCTCATTTTTATTTTGTCACAGGCTCGTCGGGAAGAAAGCGCGGGGATCCTTTTTTGGCTTTTGGGAAGTCTGGAATCCCCTACCTACGGCCGGCTTATCCCTCTTCTTTCCCTTGCGGTGATGGTCTTGGGGGGGCTGCTCGCCTTGGCCCCGGCTTTGAACCTGTTGTCCTTGGGGGAAGAACCGGCCCGGGCGTTGGGCTTGTCCACTTCCAAGTTCCGGTGGGCGGCGGTGCTTCTTTGCGCGGGGGCCACGGGTTTAGCGGTGACGTTGAACGGCGTGATCCCCTTCGTGGGGTTGGTGGTTCCCCACACCGCCCGGCTCTTGGTGGGGTTTGATAACCGAGCGGCTTTGCCGACTTCGGCTTTTCTGGGTGCGGCACTGGTGATTGGCGCGGACGCCTTGGGCCGATCGATCTTGGCGCCCCAGGAAATTCCCGTGGGGGTGGTGACGGCCCTCGTGGGCGCGCCGTTTTTTCTGCTCCTTCTCCGTCGGGAAAGGAGGAAACTGGGATGAGCGTTCTTTCGGTTGAGAAGGTGGGGTTCGCCTACCCGAAATCGAATGGGGATCGCCCCTTTGTTTTGGAGGATGTGAGTTTTCAATTGGGGCGGGGGGAAATGTGGGGCATTTTGGGGCCGAACGGGGCGGGAAAATCGACTCTGCTTCGACTTCTCATCAAAGCGATAGCGCCTCGAACGGGAAAAATAACGTTGGAAGGTGATCCCCTGGAATCCCTCGAGCAAATGGAAGTGGCGCGTCGAGCGGCTTGGGTTCCCCAGGAGTTGGATTCTTTATTTATCTTAACTGTGGAGGAGATGGTTCGGCTCGGCCGGTTTTGCCGCACGGGAGCTTGGGGGCGGTTGGGCCAAGAAGATCGTCTTCAGGTGGAACGGGCGTTGGAAGAAACCGATTTAATGGACTATCGCCATCGGCCCGTCAATCACCTTTCGGGAGGGGAACGGCGTCGCGTTCTTTTAGCGCGGGCTTTGGCCCAGGAACCTTCCCTTTTGTTATTGGACGAACCCACCGCCCATTTAGACCCTGGCCATCAGGCCGGATTGGTAACGGTGGTGGATCGCCTGCGCCGGGACCGGGGTCTGGCTGTTATTGCCATTTTGCATGACGTAAGTTTGGCCATGTCGTGGTGCCCCTCGGTCCTTTTGTTAAAAGGCGGTCGAACCCAGGCCCAGGGGCCCGCCGCTCAGGTGATCACGTCCGAAAACCTACGGGCCGTTTACGGGCTCGAGTCTGTTCTTTACCCCCCGACGGCAGGGCACCCGGGGACCATCCAATTTATTCAACAAACCACACAAAGGACTTCACAATGAAAAAGAAATGGATCGCCGCACTCACTCTAGCCACATGGATGCCCGCTCTCTTCTGGGCCGAAACACCTCTTGTTGTCAGAGAAGAAGAGGAAGAGGGGCTGTTTTTTTCTTTGACGCGGAAGGGCGAAGGGGGTGCGTCACTGCCCTCTCAACGATCGGTGGTGACCAAAGCTGAAATAGAACGTTCCGGGGCCCGTAACCTGAGTGAGGCTTTGGATCTTGTTCCCGGGGCGGTTTTTAACCGGACGGGGACCGTGGGGGCGAACACAACGATTCGGCTTCGCGGGACCCCCGCGTCGAACCAGGTTCAAATTTTGATCGATGACCAACCCATCGGGGGTATCGCTATTCAAGGGGTCGATTTGTCCCAAATCCCCGTGAACGATATTGAGCGCATTGAAATCGTTCGCGGAGGGTCGTCTGTCCTATATGGGGCCAATGCCATTGGCGGGTTGGTTAATGTGATCACTCGAAAACACCAAGGCGAAACGCCCGTTACGAACATAGGAATGTCCTATGGTTCTTTCAATTCCCAAATGTATCAGGGGGATTTCGGTGTGGCTTCCGGACCCTTTGAAGGGTTTCTTTCGGCGGGACGTACGCTGTCGGATGGGTTCCAAGAAAATTCTGATTTTGATGGGATCAATGTGTCTGGAAGAGGGGCCTATTCATTCGGTTCCGGAAACAATGTTTCTCTCACGATTTCCCGGGTGGATACCGAGGTGGGAACGCCGGGGGCAACCCCAGTGCCTCTGGGGGAATGGGATGGGAAAAAGGAACAGATGGCCCTCGACACCACGTCTCGCGTCGATCAAAAACATACGCGGGCGCGCCTGAAAGCGGATGTCCCTCTGGGCGAATGGGCGGTGTTTAAACCCATGGTTTTCTTCGGTCAAACGGCGTATCAATACACCTCATTAACATACCCATCGGACCACCAAGATAAGGTCAAAGGGGCCGACATGCACCTTCAGACGGTTCATGGGACAGTTCTGGGTGGAAGTTATGAACGGGATGAACATGAGGCCAGCGGAGAGTCCGGTGTTCATGTGACCAATTGGGGGCTGTACGCTCAGCAGGAGATACGTTTCGGATCCCTGAAATTGGATCCGGCCATTCGCCTGGATCAGCACAGCACGTTCGGAAACACTTACAACCCGCGTGTGGGCTTTGTTTGGGACGCCACGAAGAAATTAAAGGTTTCCGCCACGGCGGCGCGATCATTTCGCGCGCCGACTTTTTTGGACCTTTATTCGCCCTATGGTTCAAACCCGGATTTAAATCCCGAGACTGCCTGGTCCTATGATACCGGGGTGGAATTTTCCGGAAGTTCAGGAAATGGGGTTCGGGTCACAGGGTTCTATACAAAGATGAAAGACCGAATCGTTTTTGCGAGTGTTACTATCAATGAACCAACGGCAGAACTTTCAGGGTTCGAACTGGAATCGTTTAATCGATACAAAGCGATTTCAAGCCGGATCTCCTATGCCTATATTCGAGCGATCGGGAGTTCCCAAGGATCATCGAAAAATGAATCCCTGTCCCGGACCCCCCGCCACACCGCGTCTCAAGAGCTTTTGTTCAGCCTGCCTGACGGATGGACGGGACGAAACGCCCTCCGTTACGTGGATGATCAATACGAAAAAAGTGGGGAGAAGGGATTAAAGATGCCCTCCTATACCCTGTGGGATATGGGGATTACCAAAAAGATCTTAAGCAC from Elusimicrobiota bacterium encodes:
- a CDS encoding P-loop NTPase, producing MSTPTDTVFQPSPEALQARKGPSFRRPGPDALANVRNLVAVGSGKGGVGKSTVTTNLAVALQKMGAKVAVLDADIYGPSQPGLMGAGGTRAESENEQMKPLNRHGIGFMSIGLVMPQDGPVVWRAPMAMKALFQFLNNVQWGDLDYLLIDLPPGTGDVQLTIAQQAPLTGSIVVTTPQDVALNVARKGLQMFQQVKVPILGVVENMSGFVCTNCGTEHLVFKKEGGRVLAQEAGTAFLGRIPLETDIMTGGDAGEPLLVRNPETGAARSFLDLARNFEHEVARTNGAPLADEPKNVAIGLDGDLRIEWADGHPGQNAAWGLRVNCPCAGCVDEDTGKRVLDPKRIPLDIKISEVHPVGRYGVGIAFSDSHNTGIFKFDILRAACECPDCVAKKGDSTGSFSV
- a CDS encoding NifU family protein, which translates into the protein MRITAGVSPSDPRVCSFSLDRSLISGSALCRNSEGAQGSPLFEHLFALPGVVQVWAAGDRVTVACAEAQPWELAAKTIAKAIRASLVDAQTRGIPPVIQTILSTTDLTEKVRTVLNAEVNPGLAQHGGKAELVAMENGVALVRLTGGCQGCGAAKMTLSYGIEQSLRAKIPELQGVRDVTDHAAGERPYYSGEGRSPFEQ
- the pabB gene encoding aminodeoxychorismate synthase component I, giving the protein MPQGNVLITAGRDGVRSNNDRPGDLNHVSNPTALFESRDSSLKGWSGSFGRPRAVRQADSFNQVRPLLRFVEDHVRAGRWGVILLSYEGASALHSSLTTQRSGSFPLAWGAVFDGPQTNFPLSENKFQHSPWRPALASDPYRRTVRRIQNRIARGDTYQVNFTFPLRARWAGDPRAWYQRLAEAQGAPYSAYVDMGRWKILSLSPELFFEKQGSLLTVRPMKGSAPRGRWEKEDDSFARTLRASAKERAENVMIVDLLRNDLGKIAQTGTLRTTRLFQPEPYPTLWQMTSEIKARLRPGVGLVEILEATFPSGSVTGAPKRKTMEIIREMESSPRGLYTGTLGLLPPEGPWTFSVGIRTVTLDTKTGRAVCPVGSGITAVARPSAEYRECLLKGDFLKTPPFQLIETFRLENGQWFLRNGHLQRLQKSADRLGFRYDPVYLRTLLDETANRYLTGSWKVRLLLFRGGEGRVEVDKLLPVARPWRVVLARKPVDERDLFLYHKTTNRAVYVRQRGAHPEADDVILLNRQGELTESTIANLVLEFNGKRYTPPVRCGLLNGVLRDHLVRRGRIQERVLTRADLRRADRVFLINSVRKWIPVEIC
- a CDS encoding NAD-dependent malic enzyme; the protein is MLNRWMKDESGDDVVDVALSGASLLEDPLLNKGSGFPADERRLFNLEGLLPPHISTWEEQLLRTYGNFTAKSADIDRHVFLTSLQDRNETLFYGLIQTHIREMMPIIYTPVVGEACRHYSRMYRRPRGLYLSYPDRDRMDTMLANVPHAEVEVIVVTDGERILGLGDLGMNGMGIPIGKLSLYTLCAGIHPAVTLPIVLDVGTNNQELLGDPLYLGWRHERVRGAEYDAFIERFVSAVKKRWPLVLLQWEDFAKGNAARLLEKYQNQLCTFNDDIQGTGAVSAAGVMAAVRALGGKMLDQRVVILGAGSAAMGIGDQIVMAMLQEGGDGEAALAAARSKIWLVDSQGLVSLDRENLEPGKKRFAQFPSRMADWTVANRGRIDFAETVRYACPTILIGTSAQPGVFTKEIVLEMGRHSPRPIIFPLSNPTSKCEATPEDLLAWTEGRALVATGSPYSPVTVGNKIRVIGQCNNAYIFPGMGLGVTASGARRVTDEMFFAAARTLADLSPAIQDPDASLFPDLSTIRDVSYQVALSVAQMAQSQGHADPLPINELERRVRAKTWIPRYARYRLGAGEGMDTHTV
- a CDS encoding ABC transporter substrate-binding protein, coding for MNSRKYFGSFVWGIVGFFLISLCCPLGAMGPQRVASLLPSHSEIVVVLDAGDSLVGVSDAERADAFPSALRVGGLVPRWEVLVALTPDLILADSAHEKFQSDFERFHLPVRFFPATHVKSIEDVFDLIESLGNVLDRKSEAEVLLARLRSELASLDAGVPRDSRPRVFFEIWPRPLQGVGPVSLQGHLLSRAGFENIVPETRNEMPLLSSEWVAGARPDVILHTGITSREQIVARAGWKQIPAVQRGQVIAVNQDLFSRAGPGIVDALAELHRIRLDVKP
- a CDS encoding iron ABC transporter permease — its product is MKHRGIVGLVLLVGGGVAMGALALGSVPLPGGFWNSLVTPGIGRDILFDIRLPRILLAGAVGALLSAAGCALQGLLRNPLADPYLLGVSGGAALGSAIGLLIGLSQPPAAMAGAFLALAAVLMLSRGGGAPSATLMILAGAALHAFTSSILIFILSQARREESAGILFWLLGSLESPTYGRLIPLLSLAVMVLGGLLALAPALNLLSLGEEPARALGLSTSKFRWAAVLLCAGATGLAVTLNGVIPFVGLVVPHTARLLVGFDNRAALPTSAFLGAALVIGADALGRSILAPQEIPVGVVTALVGAPFFLLLLRRERRKLG
- a CDS encoding ABC transporter ATP-binding protein encodes the protein MSVLSVEKVGFAYPKSNGDRPFVLEDVSFQLGRGEMWGILGPNGAGKSTLLRLLIKAIAPRTGKITLEGDPLESLEQMEVARRAAWVPQELDSLFILTVEEMVRLGRFCRTGAWGRLGQEDRLQVERALEETDLMDYRHRPVNHLSGGERRRVLLARALAQEPSLLLLDEPTAHLDPGHQAGLVTVVDRLRRDRGLAVIAILHDVSLAMSWCPSVLLLKGGRTQAQGPAAQVITSENLRAVYGLESVLYPPTAGHPGTIQFIQQTTQRTSQ
- a CDS encoding TonB-dependent receptor, which codes for MKKKWIAALTLATWMPALFWAETPLVVREEEEEGLFFSLTRKGEGGASLPSQRSVVTKAEIERSGARNLSEALDLVPGAVFNRTGTVGANTTIRLRGTPASNQVQILIDDQPIGGIAIQGVDLSQIPVNDIERIEIVRGGSSVLYGANAIGGLVNVITRKHQGETPVTNIGMSYGSFNSQMYQGDFGVASGPFEGFLSAGRTLSDGFQENSDFDGINVSGRGAYSFGSGNNVSLTISRVDTEVGTPGATPVPLGEWDGKKEQMALDTTSRVDQKHTRARLKADVPLGEWAVFKPMVFFGQTAYQYTSLTYPSDHQDKVKGADMHLQTVHGTVLGGSYERDEHEASGESGVHVTNWGLYAQQEIRFGSLKLDPAIRLDQHSTFGNTYNPRVGFVWDATKKLKVSATAARSFRAPTFLDLYSPYGSNPDLNPETAWSYDTGVEFSGSSGNGVRVTGFYTKMKDRIVFASVTINEPTAELSGFELESFNRYKAISSRISYAYIRAIGSSQGSSKNESLSRTPRHTASQELLFSLPDGWTGRNALRYVDDQYEKSGEKGLKMPSYTLWDMGITKKILSTELTFTVENITNKHYAESIGYNNNAPYGAHHIPQPGRTFRFDVTMRFLN